The genomic DNA aacccatgaaacgataGCCTTGCATTTCCCCAGTTAGAAACtatgacagagaatttgcaAATGGCTGGGAATAACATATGCAgacttctttgattggtggagcagggCCCTAagcaaggccgtgccaagTAATATTTGCGCCCGTTGCAAAGTTGTAAAACGGCGCCTACAAGCACCCTTCCTATTCAACATTGGATAGTTTCGAGCCCTGattgtcgccatcgcccctTGGCACGACCCTGTGGAGTATTacttggtcccaaaaggaaaacaaattaaaaacattttgttaacagcccagccgggtctgtgtcttggcaacatgaagatactggcgttcaaataagttaagcaaattataaatgcaaataaattcaatataatctcattaatctataataattgtttccttttttgccgtttgatggccttaagctcgtttagaagcacggtggtcatttatctttcaacttcaccggcattgttgcctccatttgattgagactttactctctgtttgctaggtaccctatcggaaattaaaacaaatctttatttttcgtgctgctagcaacataccaacgaataacacacaaataccatcaataccacacaaatactatcgataccacaaaatacactctatcgtctgactttctagattttttcggcctgtttttttgtcgatctgagtactgcctggACAGTGTTCGTtaggcaaacaactcttttttgagctcaaaatttttagtaacatttgtacctggtcaatgcgtctgcgaccaaccaatttcgctgtagcgattaaattaaaaaaaaaaaagagtactccctggcgtacagccgctagaaagtaacttgtgcgcacaaaatgttcttatcggttccataagaatatcatccctgattttttttgcgacacctttttttcgatctgagtactaggcctTAATATACTAGGCCAAATATACTACTTGGTTAGTGGCCTTAGTTAGTGGTACTGGCCttaaaaaaagaacaaacctATTTTTCAtcggtatattttacggtatattttgaaaatgacaAGGTATGTTTCGGTTGATTTTCGAGGCGACGGTATactttatcgataagtccgcggccGCTGCTGAACATTGAACATGCAGCCAAAGTAAtgaaaaaaattgttaaacaatCCCTGACttgttgtattgtatttttgtaaagaGTCAATCACAAAATTAAATGGTAAGCCCACTCAATTCATTAAATGAGCCAGTTCACACATGTAGCCGAACAGAAACTCGGGAGTGAAAGTCAAAGAACAAAACTTTCTGGTTGGCATCGagagtgtgtgcttgtgtgtgtgtgtgttgacaaaaatacaacaaaatcaaatcgcgTCGAAAACAGGAAGTGTACCGAGAGAAGAGATAGAACATAAAGAGCAAAGCACTCGCTTGCAATGAATTGATAACTATATTTGCCTAATAAGCATCATCTATCGGTGATGTCACGGACACAAGTTAtccactctctctttcaacTGTGTTTTGGCTCTCCATCTCGGGGGTTTTAaatttgcagttttgtttttgttgcttcgtGCTTCGATGCTGCGGATgcctaaaacatttttaatatcaCGTCATTTTTGGCCACGCTCTGTGGCAAGCAGCGTGAACACAAGTCGTTCAGCGAAATCGATTCCACTGcatttatgtgtatgtttgtacacATATGCATAGATTGTACATTAACTTCGTCGCGAGAGGTTTCTTGTGTCGGTGTGTGCGAGGGTATGACTGTTTGCATATATATTATGTGCGTATATCCActagaatatatgtacatatgtacatgactGTTTTTACTTTCATATGTTAATGCTTTTGTCTTTTATCAAAGTTTCGCGCTATCGCTAAGCCagcgaagaagcagcagccactcccCATACTCGCCCAAGTCAACTGAGTGAAGAGAGTCTAGTAATTCCATAATTGTGGCCTCCTCctgtgccaccgccaccgcctcgcCCACCTTCTCCTGTCAGCCTGTCCACGATGACGGATGGTGAACAGCGGGAGGCCTTGGTTAGGCGTGCCGAGGACGAGCGCGAGGAGATTGTGAAGCGCTACGAGCTGGGACTCGATCCCACCAACATTGTGGATCCCTGGGAGAATCCCACTTTCGAAATCTATCACATAACTGACAAGTGagtttttccgttttttaatttatttcccttAATATACTTATATGTTTCTGATCGCCTTGATTGCAGATACGGCTTTATGCACGACTCCCGCCTGCCCACCACGCGCAACTCTCAGGAAATGCAGCTAACAAAGATTGAGCTCGAGCGTGATAAAAAGTGGATGAAGATGCTCGCCAAGTGGCCGCCACCCCAGGACAAGCTGCACACACGTGTGTACAAGGGCATACCCAAAGCCGTTCGTTGGCCAGCCTGGAAGAAACTGCTCAATGTCGATCAGTCAATAGCCAACAATGTCGGCGTTTATCCCCGCATGCTCCAGCTGGCCAAGAAGTACTCCACTGAGACGCGCCAGATCGACGCTGATGTGAATCGCCAGTTTAGAGACAATCTTGCCTATCGGGAACGCTACAGCATCAAGCAGTGCTCGCTGTTCAATGTGCTCAATGCTTATAGTATCTACAACTCGGAGCTGGGCTACTGCCAGGGGATGGCTTGCGTGGCTGGGGTGCTGCTCCTGTTTATGCAGGAAGAGGAGGCCTTCTGGGCCCTGAACACCCTGATGACCGACCAGAAATATGGCATGCACGGGCTGTTCATCGAGGGATTCCCCAAGCTGACACGTTTTATCGACCAC from Drosophila subobscura isolate 14011-0131.10 chromosome E, UCBerk_Dsub_1.0, whole genome shotgun sequence includes the following:
- the LOC117890125 gene encoding USP6 N-terminal-like protein isoform X3; this encodes MTDGEQREALVRRAEDEREEIVKRYELGLDPTNIVDPWENPTFEIYHITDKYGFMHDSRLPTTRNSQEMQLTKIELERDKKWMKMLAKWPPPQDKLHTRVYKGIPKAVRWPAWKKLLNVDQSIANNVGVYPRMLQLAKKYSTETRQIDADVNRQFRDNLAYRERYSIKQCSLFNVLNAYSIYNSELGYCQGMACVAGVLLLFMQEEEAFWALNTLMTDQKYGMHGLFIEGFPKLTRFIDHHDRILSKIMRKLHKHFTKHNVDALLYAIKWFFVVFVERVPFSLSLRVWDIFLLDGDRVILAMAITILYLHKDELLRMKDMDAIIEYLQVKLHKNFGYSDDDAIHALERVMKKLKDLKLDAPPPAKSNEFPTRTLGDFVEADMEKKIGRRRNDYTDTEKQVITDVISRQEQNAIDVQSTVSYETSECATGTSVASHGSSETMSLEDNNIHLKTANMLQSTPQREMLLGT